In a genomic window of Muntiacus reevesi chromosome 1, mMunRee1.1, whole genome shotgun sequence:
- the LOC136155642 gene encoding olfactory receptor-like protein OLF4, producing MEPGNNTRILEFLLLGLSEEEEVQPLIFGLFLSMYLITVFGNLLIILAISSDYHLHTPMYFFLSNLSFVDICFTSTTIPKMLWNIQNKSKGITYGGCITQMYFYIMFAGLDDILLSVMAYDRYVAICHPLFYTVIMSPRLCELLVLISWVLVALYSLLHSLMVLRLSFCPLVQIPHFFCELSQCSDNFLNNIVMYFAAVLMGVGPFAGILYSYSKIVSCISLGVFLSSGTTYTSHSSTITSVMYTVVTPMLNPFIYRLRNRDIKEGLKRLHWMPSTKDQLC from the exons ATGGAACCAGGGAATAATACACGAATTTTagaatttcttcttctgggactttcagaagaagaagaagtgcaGCCCCTCATCTTTGGGCTCTTCCTCTCCATGTACCTAatcactgtgtttggaaacctgctcatcatcctggccatCAGCTCAGActaccacctccacacccccatgtacttcttcctctccaacctgtcctttgtagacatctgtttcacctccaccaccatcccaaagatgctgtggaacATCCAGAACAAGAGCAAAGGTATCACCTATGGAGGCTGCATCACtcaaatgtatttttacataATGTTTGCAGGATTGGATGACATTCTCCTGAGTGTGATGGCCTATGATcggtatgtggccatctgccaccccttGTTCTACACCGTCATCATGAGCCCCCGGCTCTGTGAACTGCTGGTTCTGATATCCTGGGTGCTTGTTGCCTTGTATTCCTTGCTACACAGCTTAATGGTGTTGCGACTGTCCTTCTGTCCACTTGTGCAAATtccccactttttctgtgaacttaGTCAGTGTTCTGACAACTTTCTTAATAACATAGTGATGTATTTTGCAGCTGTCCTGATGGGTGTTGGTCCTTTTGCTGGCATCCTTTACTCATATTCTAAAATAGTTTCCTGCATAT CCTTAGGAGTGTTCCTTAGCTCTGGGACTACCTACACCTCACATTCAAGTACAATTACCTCGGTcatgtacactgtggtcacacccatgctgaaccctttCATCTACCGTCTGAGAAACCGAGATATAAAAGAGGGTCTAAAGAGATTGCATTGGATGCCAAGTACAAAAGACCAATTATGCTAG
- the LOC136155638 gene encoding olfactory receptor-like protein OLF4 has product MESGNNTRISEFLLLGLSEEEELQPLIFGFFLSMYLITVFGNLLIILTIISDSHLHTPMYFFLSNLSFVDICFTSTTIPKMLWNIQSKNTGITYEGCITQMYFYILFAGLDDILLSVMAYDRYVAICHPLHYMVIMSPRLCELLVLISWVLIAFYFLLHSLMVLRLSFCPEMQIPHFFCELSQVVQLASSDNFLNNIMMYFAAVLMGVGPFAGILYSYSKIVSCICKITSAQGKYKAFSTCVSHLSVVFLFYFTALGVFLSSAATHNSHSSTIASVMYTVVTPMLNPFIYSLRNRDIKEGLKRLYLMPSIKPIMLVLWIA; this is encoded by the coding sequence ATGGAATCAGGGAATAATACACgaatttcagaatttcttcttctgggactttcaGAAGAAGAAGAACTGCAGCCCCTCATCTTTGGGTTCTTCCTCTCCATGTACCTAatcactgtgtttggaaacctgctTATCATCCTGACCATCATctcagactcccacctccacacccccatgtacttcttcctctccaacctgtcctttgtagacatctgtttcacctccaccaccatcccaaagatgctgtggaaTATCCAGAGCAAGAACACAGGTATCACCTATGAAGGCTGCATCACCCAGATGTATTTTTACATACTGTTTGCAGGATTGGATGACATTCTCCTGAGTGTGATGGCCTATGATcggtatgtggccatctgccaccccctgcACTACATGGTCATCATGAGCCCCCGGCTCTGTGAACTGCTGGTTCTGATATCCTGGGTGCTAATTGCCTTCTATTTCTTGCTACACAGCTTAATGGTGCTGCGATTGTCCTTCTGTCCAGAAATGCAAAtcccccactttttctgtgaacttaGTCAGGTGGTACAACTTGCCAGTTCTGACAACTTTCTTAATAACATAATGATGTATTTTGCAGCTGTCCTGATGGGTGTCGGTCCTTTTGCTGGCATCCTTTATTCATATTCTAAAATAGTTTCCTGCATATGTAAAATCACATCAGCTCAGGGAaagtataaagcattttccaCCTGTGTTTCCCACCTCTCAGTtgtcttcctattttattttacagcctTAGGTGTGTTCCTTAGCTCTGCGGCTACCCACAACTCACATTCAAGTACAATTGCCTcagtgatgtacactgtggtcacacccatgctgaaccctttcatctacagtctgagaaaCCGAGATATAAAAGAGGGTCTAAAGAGATTGTATTTGATGCCAAGTATAAAACCAATTATGCTAGTGCTCTGGATTGCATAA
- the LOC136155646 gene encoding olfactory receptor 7A17-like, translating into MEPGNNTQCSKFFLLGFSEDPELQPLIFGLFLSRYLIAVFGNLLIILVTISDSHLHTPMYFFLSNLSFVDICFTSTTIPKMLKNIQTQSKVITYEGYIIQVYFYIFFAGLDDFLLTVMAYDHFVTICRPLHYTVIMHPRLCALLVLVPWMMSAMNSLLQSLMVLKLTFCREVGIPHFLCELNQMVQLACSDTFLNGVVMCLASVLLDGGPFAGITYSYSKIVSSIRRISSTQGKFKAFSTCASHLSVVLLFYCTGLRVYLSSAATHSSHSSATTSVMYTVVTPMLNPFIYCLRNKDIKRALKRVCGIVGIKRPTVLGQMKCP; encoded by the coding sequence ATGGAACCAGGTAACAATACACAGTGTTCTAAATTTTTCCTCCTGGGATTCTCAGAGGATCCAGAATTGCAGCCCCTCATCTTTGGGCTTTTCCTCTCCAGGTACctgattgctgtgtttggaaacctgctcattATCCTGGTCACCATCTCTGATTCCCACcttcacacccccatgtacttcttcctctccaacctgtcctttgtagacatctgcttcacctccaccaccatcccaaagatgcttAAGAATATCCAGACCCAGAGCAAAGTCATAACCTATGAAGGCTATATCATCCAGGTGTATTTCTACATATTTTTTGCAGGATTAGATGACTTCCTCCtgacagtgatggcctatgaccactTTGTGACCATCTGCCGCCCCCTGCACTACACGGTCATCATGCACCCCCGGCTCTGTGCACTGCTGGTATTGGTGCCATGGATGATGAGTGCTATGAATTCCTTGTTACAAAGTTTAATGGTTTTGAAACTGACCTTCTGTAGAGAGGTGGGAATTCCCCACTTTTTGTGTGAACTCAATCAGATGGTCCAACTTGCCTGTTCTGACACCTTTCTGAATGGCGTGGTGATGTGTTTGGCATCAGTGCTTCTAGATGGGGGGCCGTTTGCTGGTATCACTTACTCTTACTCTAAGATAGTCTCTTCCATACGAAGAATCTCATCAACTCAGggaaaatttaaagcattttccaCTTGTGCATCTCATCTCTCAGTtgtcttattattttattgtacagGCCTAAGAGTGTACCTTAGCTCTGCTGCTACACACAGCTCACACTCAAGTGCAACAACCTCcgtgatgtacactgtggtcacacccatgTTGAACCCATTCATCTACTGTCTGAGGAACAAAGACATAAAGAGGGCTCTGAAGAGAGTCTGTGGGATAGTAGGTATAAAAAGGCCAACTGTCCTGGGGCAGATGAAGTGCCCTTGA